The following proteins are encoded in a genomic region of Salinicoccus sp. RF5:
- the hutP gene encoding hut operon transcriptional regulator HutP yields the protein MNPNQQREFGKYATLVALLGAGTAGELMPEYASFKVTTGKVGSMDLKKVISSVETAAKRNQLIDGEMYRETHALYHAIIEAAEGVTRGKLSVGEVMRTVGLSFSVVRGRPYPEHEEGEWIAVCFYGTIGAPIKGKEHETLGLGINHI from the coding sequence ATGAATCCGAATCAACAGCGTGAATTTGGAAAGTATGCGACACTCGTCGCTTTATTGGGCGCCGGTACAGCAGGTGAACTGATGCCGGAGTACGCGTCCTTCAAAGTGACTACAGGGAAAGTCGGATCGATGGATCTGAAGAAGGTCATCTCCTCTGTGGAGACGGCGGCAAAACGCAACCAGCTGATCGATGGGGAGATGTACCGCGAAACACATGCGCTCTACCACGCCATCATCGAAGCGGCTGAAGGTGTGACGCGCGGCAAACTGAGTGTGGGTGAAGTCATGCGCACTGTAGGCCTCTCCTTCTCGGTCGTCAGGGGACGTCCGTACCCCGAGCATGAGGAGGGCGAATGGATCGCCGTATGCTTCTATGGCACCATCGGTGCACCCATAAAAGGCAAGGAGCACGAGACGCTCGGCCTTGGCATCAACCATATCTAG